In Microbacterium sp. SLBN-146, one genomic interval encodes:
- a CDS encoding ATP-binding cassette domain-containing protein produces MSEATAQSQPIIELVGVKKSFGPVSVLKGVDLKVRPGKVTALVGDNGAGKSTLIKGLAGVQPYDEGEVLIDGAHRDLHAPRDAAALGIEVVYQDLALCDNLDIVQNMFLGREELSAGTFDEGRMEREASDTLRSLSVRTVKSVRQKVSSLSGGQRQTVAIARAVLKKARVVILDEPTAALGVAQTEQVLNLVTRLSAQGVAVVLISHNLADVFAVADDIAVLYLGQMVAQIPTSETTRDDVVGYITGTKTLGVELIGTSNIPTGGAE; encoded by the coding sequence ATGTCAGAGGCGACCGCACAGTCGCAGCCGATCATCGAACTGGTCGGCGTCAAGAAATCATTCGGACCCGTCAGCGTCCTCAAGGGCGTCGACCTGAAGGTGCGTCCGGGCAAGGTGACCGCCCTCGTCGGCGACAACGGGGCCGGCAAGTCGACGCTCATCAAGGGGCTCGCAGGTGTTCAGCCCTACGACGAGGGCGAGGTCCTCATCGACGGCGCTCATCGTGATCTCCACGCCCCGAGGGATGCCGCAGCCCTGGGCATCGAGGTCGTGTACCAGGATCTCGCGCTCTGCGACAACCTCGACATCGTGCAGAACATGTTCCTCGGTCGCGAGGAGCTGTCGGCCGGCACGTTCGACGAGGGGCGCATGGAGCGCGAAGCATCCGACACGCTCCGCTCGCTCTCGGTGCGCACCGTCAAGTCGGTGCGTCAGAAGGTCTCATCACTGTCGGGCGGGCAGCGGCAGACGGTCGCGATCGCCCGAGCCGTTCTGAAGAAGGCACGCGTCGTCATCCTCGACGAACCGACCGCCGCGCTCGGCGTCGCGCAGACGGAGCAGGTGCTGAACCTCGTCACGCGGCTCTCCGCCCAGGGGGTCGCCGTCGTCCTCATCAGCCACAACCTGGCGGATGTCTTCGCCGTGGCCGACGACATCGCGGTGCTCTACCTCGGCCAGATGGTCGCGCAGATCCCCACCTCCGAGACGACGCGCGACGACGTCGTCGGGTACATCACGGGCACCAAGACGCTGGGCGTCGAATTGATCGGTACGAGCAACATCCCCACGGGAGGAGCGGAATGA
- a CDS encoding substrate-binding domain-containing protein gives MTNTAPRRRPLFRGLVVAALTAATLTLGACGGDASSSEGSIALLLPDAKTARYETFDRPYFEARVAELGDIDVLYANADQDAAKQQQQAESALASGADVLVLDPVDGRAAVSIVASANAQGVPVVSYDRLVAGGDLAYYVSFDNEKVGRLQAEAFVEELERRGQGTGGILIVNGSPTDGNAILFREGAHDVIDETGLRILAEYDTPDWSPDKAQDWVAGQIAQFDGEIVGIYAANDGVASGAVAALRAAGVSPLPVVTGQDAELSALQRIVRGDQYMTVYKAMKPQAELAAEVAVALLRGEDIEAPMEIAGTPTTLLDPVAVTVDDIADTIVADDFWTVEDICTADYRADCVAAGLLAE, from the coding sequence ATGACGAACACCGCGCCACGGCGGCGCCCGCTCTTTCGTGGTCTCGTCGTCGCCGCACTGACAGCCGCGACACTCACGCTCGGAGCGTGTGGTGGGGACGCGTCCTCCTCCGAGGGATCCATCGCCCTCCTCCTCCCCGATGCCAAGACCGCACGCTACGAGACCTTCGACCGTCCGTACTTCGAGGCCCGGGTCGCGGAGCTCGGCGACATCGACGTGCTGTACGCGAATGCCGATCAGGATGCCGCGAAGCAGCAGCAGCAGGCGGAGTCCGCCCTTGCCTCCGGGGCCGACGTCCTCGTCCTCGATCCCGTCGACGGGCGCGCCGCCGTCAGCATCGTCGCGTCCGCGAACGCGCAAGGGGTCCCCGTCGTCTCCTACGATCGGCTCGTGGCGGGCGGCGACCTCGCCTACTACGTCTCCTTCGACAACGAGAAGGTCGGGCGACTGCAGGCCGAGGCGTTCGTCGAGGAGCTCGAGCGCCGCGGGCAGGGCACCGGCGGCATCCTGATCGTCAACGGGTCTCCGACCGACGGGAACGCGATCCTCTTCCGCGAGGGCGCGCACGACGTCATCGACGAGACGGGGCTCCGGATCCTCGCGGAGTACGACACGCCCGACTGGAGCCCTGACAAGGCGCAGGACTGGGTCGCGGGACAGATCGCCCAATTCGACGGCGAGATCGTCGGCATCTACGCCGCCAACGACGGGGTTGCGAGCGGCGCCGTCGCGGCGCTCCGCGCGGCGGGAGTCTCTCCGCTGCCGGTCGTGACGGGTCAGGATGCCGAGCTCTCGGCGCTCCAGCGGATCGTCCGCGGCGATCAGTACATGACGGTCTACAAGGCGATGAAGCCGCAGGCGGAGCTGGCCGCCGAGGTCGCCGTCGCACTCTTGCGCGGAGAGGACATCGAGGCGCCGATGGAGATCGCCGGAACTCCGACGACGTTGCTCGACCCCGTCGCCGTGACCGTCGACGACATCGCCGACACGATCGTCGCGGATGACTTCTGGACCGTCGAGGACATCTGCACGGCCGACTATCGCGCCGACTGCGTTGCGGCGGGACTGCTCGCCGAGTGA
- a CDS encoding sugar ABC transporter permease, with protein sequence MNAAETGAVETDDDDKLFSPAGLRAAGAQLVSRIRGGDLGAVPVVGGLIVIWAVFQALNPVFLSPTNLVNLAMQCAAIGTIALGVVIVLLVGEIDLSVGSVSGLSAAILAVTVVQLGWDPVLALAAAVVAGCAVGVVYGFLYTRFGVPSFVITLAGLLGFLGVQLWVLGPSGSINLPPESWIVVFAQQLFLPAWAAYAVAVLGAAAYAWSRVRHARRRASANLVSQSYLDIGVRSLALLLVLLAATWYLNLARGVGVMFLFFLALVVVANFALTRTRWGRAVYAVGGSVEAARRAGIRVERIYLSAFVLCSTLAAVGGLLAAARLGAANQSSGGGDTNLNAIAAAVIGGASLFGGRGTAYAALLGIVVIQSISSGLTLLNLDSAVQFVVTGVVLVLAVIVDSVSRRQRAATGRA encoded by the coding sequence ATGAACGCTGCGGAGACGGGTGCCGTCGAGACCGACGACGACGACAAGCTCTTCAGTCCGGCGGGACTGCGCGCAGCGGGTGCGCAGCTCGTGTCGCGCATCAGGGGCGGAGACCTCGGAGCCGTCCCCGTCGTGGGGGGCCTCATCGTCATCTGGGCCGTCTTCCAGGCGCTCAACCCCGTGTTCCTCTCCCCGACGAACCTCGTCAACCTCGCGATGCAGTGCGCGGCGATCGGGACGATCGCGCTCGGCGTCGTCATCGTGCTCCTCGTGGGAGAGATCGATCTGTCGGTCGGTTCCGTCTCGGGTCTGTCCGCCGCGATCCTCGCGGTGACGGTCGTGCAGCTCGGGTGGGACCCGGTGCTGGCGCTCGCGGCGGCTGTCGTGGCGGGATGCGCCGTCGGCGTCGTCTACGGGTTCCTGTACACCCGATTCGGGGTACCGAGCTTCGTCATCACGCTTGCGGGGCTCCTCGGCTTCCTCGGGGTTCAGCTCTGGGTGCTCGGTCCCAGCGGCTCGATCAATCTTCCGCCGGAGTCGTGGATCGTCGTCTTCGCGCAGCAGCTCTTCCTCCCCGCGTGGGCCGCCTATGCGGTGGCGGTGCTCGGGGCGGCCGCGTACGCGTGGTCGCGCGTGCGACACGCGCGCCGCCGGGCGTCTGCGAATCTCGTGAGCCAGAGCTATCTCGACATCGGCGTACGCTCCCTCGCGCTTCTCCTCGTGCTGCTGGCGGCGACCTGGTATCTCAACCTCGCGCGCGGCGTGGGCGTGATGTTCCTGTTCTTCCTCGCGCTCGTCGTCGTCGCGAACTTCGCGCTGACCCGCACACGATGGGGTCGGGCCGTCTACGCCGTCGGGGGTTCGGTGGAGGCAGCACGGCGAGCGGGGATTCGTGTCGAGCGGATCTACCTCTCGGCGTTCGTCCTCTGCTCGACTCTCGCCGCCGTGGGCGGCCTCCTGGCTGCCGCACGTCTCGGCGCGGCCAACCAGAGCTCGGGTGGCGGCGACACGAACCTCAACGCGATCGCCGCGGCCGTCATCGGCGGCGCGAGCCTTTTCGGCGGGCGCGGCACGGCGTACGCCGCTCTCCTCGGCATCGTCGTGATCCAGTCGATCTCGTCGGGTCTGACCCTCCTCAATCTCGACTCCGCCGTGCAGTTCGTCGTCACGGGAGTCGTCCTCGTCCTCGCGGTGATCGTCGATTCGGTGTCACGCAGACAGCGCGCTGCGACGGGAAGAGCCTGA
- a CDS encoding ATP-binding cassette domain-containing protein, translating to MTMAPGRTGRTRERVLTMHGIGKRFGAVRALTDVDFWVNEGEVVALVGDNGAGKSTLVKVLAGVHAQDSGTIEFDGAFVDIHTPADAKDLGIATVFQDLALCDNLDVVANLWLGRELLSEGTLDEVAMEERTWTLLRELSAKIPSVRTPVASLSGGQRQTVAIARSLIGEPRVIILDEPTAALGVAQTAEVLNLIERLRERGHGVVLISHNMADVLAVADRVVVLRLGRNNGVYNAADLTSETLIAAITGAVSVSTGRSAASERRTPEETAVEDAASGGSIIRLPDAGSRRPRTGKGEA from the coding sequence ATGACGATGGCACCTGGCCGCACCGGTCGCACGCGCGAGCGTGTTCTCACGATGCACGGCATCGGCAAGCGGTTCGGCGCGGTCCGCGCGCTCACCGATGTCGACTTCTGGGTCAACGAGGGCGAGGTCGTCGCGCTCGTCGGCGACAACGGCGCGGGCAAGTCCACTCTCGTGAAGGTGCTCGCGGGGGTTCACGCGCAGGACTCCGGCACGATCGAGTTCGACGGCGCGTTCGTCGACATCCACACTCCCGCCGACGCGAAGGATCTCGGGATCGCGACGGTCTTCCAGGACCTGGCGCTGTGCGACAACCTCGACGTCGTCGCGAACCTGTGGCTCGGCCGCGAGCTCCTGTCGGAGGGCACGCTCGACGAGGTCGCCATGGAGGAGCGCACGTGGACGCTTTTGCGCGAACTCTCGGCGAAGATCCCGTCGGTGCGGACGCCCGTCGCGTCGCTGTCCGGCGGGCAGCGGCAGACCGTCGCGATCGCGAGATCCCTCATCGGAGAACCCCGCGTCATCATCCTCGACGAGCCCACAGCGGCGCTGGGCGTCGCCCAGACGGCGGAGGTGCTGAACCTCATCGAACGCCTGCGCGAGCGCGGGCACGGCGTCGTGCTGATCAGCCACAACATGGCCGACGTGCTCGCCGTGGCGGATCGCGTCGTGGTCCTCCGCTTGGGCCGCAACAACGGCGTCTACAACGCCGCCGACCTCACGAGCGAGACACTCATCGCCGCCATCACGGGCGCCGTCAGCGTGTCCACCGGCCGCTCTGCGGCGAGCGAACGTCGCACGCCGGAGGAGACTGCCGTCGAGGACGCCGCGTCCGGCGGCAGCATCATCCGCCTGCCGGATGCCGGCTCACGACGACCCCGCACGGGAAAGGGCGAGGCATGA
- a CDS encoding ROK family transcriptional regulator, with translation MARRSAQPGSQSSLREANRARVIDSLKRHGRLTQVELAGSTGLSPATVSNIVKELTASGILHTSFTSRSGRRATLVSLARQLGLVAGVHFSSRQLHIAIADAMRTIVTQSSLPLALDHRHDAELDRVAILLGDMMESLGGSLSDLLAVGLALPAPIDPSTGMVSTPGLLRGWEGVDVAASLRSRIGRPVYVDSEANLGGLAEAREGSARGLASSVFIRVGHSISAGLVVGGDLFRGVNGKAGQIGHVTLDENGPICRCSNRGCLETYAGGPALLSLFPPSEGMQRLGDLLQAAEDGDGSSRRVIADAGRHIGVAAASLSNLFDPEVIVVGGELGLAGEILMAPMRHALERSALPSTRGLPEIVGASFGEWSETRGAIAIALDHVTVESDVVQITA, from the coding sequence GTGGCACGCCGCAGCGCCCAGCCGGGCTCGCAATCCTCGCTCCGCGAGGCCAATCGCGCGCGCGTCATCGACTCCCTGAAGCGCCACGGACGCTTGACCCAGGTCGAGCTCGCCGGCAGCACGGGGCTCAGTCCCGCGACAGTCTCCAACATCGTCAAGGAGCTCACCGCCTCCGGCATCCTGCACACGTCGTTCACGTCGCGGAGCGGCCGACGAGCGACCCTCGTGTCGCTCGCGCGCCAGCTCGGGCTCGTCGCCGGCGTGCACTTCAGCTCCCGCCAGCTGCACATCGCGATCGCCGACGCGATGCGAACCATCGTGACGCAGTCCTCGCTCCCCCTCGCCCTCGATCATCGCCACGATGCAGAACTGGACCGCGTCGCGATCCTCCTCGGCGACATGATGGAGTCGCTCGGCGGGAGCCTCTCCGACCTCCTCGCCGTCGGTCTCGCCCTTCCCGCTCCCATCGATCCGTCGACGGGGATGGTGTCCACTCCCGGACTCCTGCGCGGCTGGGAGGGCGTCGACGTCGCCGCGAGCCTCCGCTCGCGCATCGGCCGCCCCGTCTACGTCGACAGCGAGGCCAACCTCGGCGGACTCGCCGAGGCGCGAGAAGGCAGCGCCCGGGGACTGGCGTCGTCGGTCTTCATCCGCGTCGGACACTCGATCAGTGCGGGACTCGTCGTGGGAGGAGACCTCTTCCGCGGCGTCAACGGCAAGGCCGGACAGATCGGGCACGTCACGCTCGACGAGAACGGCCCGATCTGCCGATGCAGCAACCGGGGCTGTCTCGAGACCTACGCGGGCGGCCCGGCCCTGCTGTCGCTCTTCCCGCCGAGCGAGGGGATGCAGCGCCTCGGCGACCTTCTCCAGGCCGCCGAAGACGGCGACGGGAGCTCGCGCCGCGTCATCGCCGACGCCGGACGCCACATCGGGGTCGCCGCAGCGAGCCTGTCGAACCTCTTCGATCCCGAAGTGATCGTCGTCGGCGGTGAACTGGGTCTCGCCGGGGAGATCTTGATGGCCCCCATGCGCCACGCCCTCGAACGGTCGGCACTCCCCTCGACCCGTGGTCTTCCGGAGATCGTCGGCGCCTCATTCGGCGAATGGTCCGAGACGCGCGGCGCGATCGCGATCGCCCTCGATCACGTGACCGTCGAATCGGACGTCGTGCAGATCACCGCGTAA
- a CDS encoding cohesin domain-containing protein, giving the protein MTHALARVTAAFATAFALAGASIALAPAALAAPPEIDELSVSAPESVDVGDDVEVAIAVTDATDLYAYTVTVAIDPTLFAFSEGSAVFPAGGFDAVDEGDGTITFTHTRLGTSPGLEGSQELVVFTLRAIGAGATPITVGPATFSSSTSETISLEGTIDVTTTVVEAPSPTPTPTASATAAPVDGSAAGSGSQPLAVTGQDAGVWTVVGVFAAALIAAGAVLVLRRRAVNR; this is encoded by the coding sequence ATGACCCACGCTCTCGCGCGTGTCACCGCCGCATTCGCCACAGCGTTCGCGCTCGCCGGCGCCTCGATCGCGCTCGCGCCGGCAGCGCTCGCCGCACCGCCCGAGATCGACGAACTGTCCGTCTCCGCTCCGGAATCCGTCGACGTGGGCGACGACGTCGAGGTGGCCATCGCGGTGACCGACGCGACGGACCTCTACGCCTACACCGTCACGGTGGCGATCGACCCCACCCTCTTCGCGTTCAGCGAAGGAAGCGCCGTCTTCCCCGCCGGGGGATTCGACGCCGTCGATGAGGGAGACGGCACGATCACATTCACGCACACGCGCCTGGGCACGTCTCCCGGGCTCGAGGGTTCGCAGGAGCTCGTCGTCTTCACGCTGCGTGCGATCGGCGCCGGTGCGACCCCCATCACGGTGGGTCCCGCCACGTTCTCCAGTTCGACCAGTGAGACGATCTCGCTCGAGGGCACGATCGATGTCACGACGACTGTCGTCGAGGCACCGAGCCCGACTCCGACTCCGACGGCATCCGCCACGGCGGCACCCGTCGACGGATCGGCCGCAGGAAGCGGATCCCAGCCCCTCGCCGTGACAGGTCAGGATGCCGGCGTCTGGACCGTCGTCGGTGTGTTCGCGGCCGCGCTCATCGCTGCCGGTGCCGTGCTCGTCCTTCGCCGACGGGCGGTCAACCGATGA
- a CDS encoding amidase family protein translates to MRTPITRALAIASAAAAVSAFAVSTPAVAVEEAASAPFLMPFYTELDLTGDELVDTDDLAVAVAALGTTSTDAAWPGLQAIDVDDDGVLTVADIAGLSQRIIYDDGPFELVEASVIDMQAAMNAGVTTSVEITQAYINRISAYDRVVREGGERPLNSIVTVGATTALAAAAAADAERAESGLTSMLLGIPVALKDNYNTLDMPTTAGCGCWDANQTTTDATMVEGLRAEGAVILAKASMDEFAVNLSSTFSAGQPAGSTLDVSSPYNTGRNAGGSSGGTGASIAANFAALGFGTDTGGSIRIPSNYNQLVGVRPTVGLASRDGIVPLALSQDTGGPMARSVLDAAVALDAVVGVDEADPITARQAGLVPESYTASLDASALEGTTIGYVPAMIGSNASTVRLFNAALEDLRAQGATVVELTAPEGWAAILAEGSGSGPEFNHDLQNYIDSYLNPSVAARSLAQISQSPNIIPSRGVTASNPANATYVARSLVTPEAYEAWAGPEGTHTTQLARGKQIVTDLMNAQGLDAIVYPTGNPYGTIGTNMRLSPNTGMPAVTVPMGQANATEPIPGGGANIEFLGRDFAEGDLLGLAYSYEQATHHRTTPALYPALG, encoded by the coding sequence GTGAGAACTCCCATCACGCGAGCGTTGGCGATCGCCTCCGCCGCGGCCGCCGTCTCGGCGTTCGCCGTGTCGACTCCGGCCGTCGCGGTCGAGGAGGCTGCATCTGCGCCCTTCCTCATGCCCTTCTACACCGAGCTCGACCTCACCGGCGACGAGCTGGTCGACACGGACGATCTCGCGGTCGCGGTCGCGGCTCTCGGGACCACGAGTACGGATGCCGCGTGGCCCGGCCTCCAGGCGATCGATGTCGACGACGACGGTGTCCTCACGGTCGCCGACATCGCGGGGCTTTCGCAGCGCATCATCTACGACGACGGTCCCTTCGAGCTCGTCGAGGCCAGCGTCATCGACATGCAGGCCGCCATGAACGCCGGCGTCACGACGTCGGTCGAGATCACGCAGGCCTACATCAACCGGATCTCCGCGTACGACCGCGTCGTGCGGGAGGGAGGGGAGCGTCCGCTCAACTCGATCGTGACGGTCGGGGCGACGACGGCGCTCGCCGCCGCTGCCGCGGCTGACGCCGAGCGGGCGGAGAGCGGCCTTACGAGCATGCTGCTCGGCATCCCCGTCGCGCTCAAGGACAACTACAACACCCTCGACATGCCGACGACCGCCGGCTGCGGATGCTGGGACGCCAACCAGACGACGACCGACGCGACGATGGTCGAAGGCCTGCGGGCAGAGGGTGCAGTCATCCTCGCGAAGGCGAGCATGGACGAGTTCGCTGTCAACCTCTCGTCGACCTTCAGCGCGGGCCAGCCGGCCGGATCGACCCTCGATGTCTCGAGCCCGTACAACACGGGGCGGAACGCGGGTGGTTCGAGCGGTGGCACGGGCGCGTCCATCGCGGCGAACTTCGCCGCGCTCGGATTCGGCACCGACACGGGCGGGTCGATCCGTATCCCGTCGAACTACAACCAGCTCGTGGGTGTGCGTCCGACGGTCGGTCTCGCGAGCCGTGACGGCATCGTTCCACTCGCTCTCTCGCAGGACACGGGTGGGCCCATGGCTCGGTCCGTGCTCGACGCGGCGGTCGCGCTCGATGCCGTCGTCGGTGTCGACGAGGCAGACCCCATCACGGCGCGTCAGGCAGGACTCGTCCCCGAGTCGTACACGGCCTCGCTCGACGCCTCGGCGCTCGAGGGCACAACGATCGGTTACGTCCCCGCCATGATCGGCAGTAACGCCAGCACTGTGCGCCTCTTCAACGCCGCCCTCGAGGACCTCCGCGCCCAGGGCGCGACGGTCGTCGAACTGACGGCGCCCGAGGGGTGGGCCGCGATCCTTGCTGAGGGCAGCGGCTCAGGTCCGGAGTTCAACCACGATCTGCAGAACTACATCGATTCGTACCTGAACCCCTCTGTCGCGGCCCGCAGCCTCGCGCAGATCAGCCAGTCGCCGAACATCATCCCGAGTCGGGGTGTCACGGCGTCGAATCCGGCGAACGCGACGTATGTCGCACGCTCCCTCGTCACCCCCGAGGCCTACGAGGCGTGGGCGGGCCCCGAGGGCACGCACACGACGCAGCTCGCGCGCGGAAAGCAGATCGTGACGGACCTCATGAACGCACAGGGTCTCGACGCGATCGTCTACCCGACGGGTAACCCCTACGGGACGATCGGCACGAACATGCGCCTGAGCCCCAACACGGGTATGCCCGCCGTGACCGTGCCGATGGGTCAGGCGAACGCCACCGAGCCGATCCCCGGGGGAGGCGCGAACATCGAGTTCCTCGGGCGCGACTTCGCCGAAGGCGATCTGCTCGGCCTCGCGTACTCGTACGAGCAGGCGACGCACCACCGCACGACGCCGGCGCTGTACCCCGCGCTCGGCTAA
- a CDS encoding substrate-binding domain-containing protein — translation MKKSSLLAAAALSGAAAMILAGCAGGGGGTPSDGGDGGGGDAAGRACVILPDAASSPRWENFDRKYLQEGLEGAGFDVDIQNAQGDVNKYSTIADQQLTQGCGVMLLVDYQGAAEAVAAKAKAEGIPVIAYDRPFAGADYYVSFDNVEVGRLQGQTVLDGLEAKGVAPADAVVVYIGGDPTDGNAAMFHEGAAEVMEAAGITAAAEPPGAWDQAKSQTNFEQALTSLNGAVDGVWAANDTNAAGVIKVLQDNNLQGVAVSGQDANVAGLQNILLGWQTATVYKPVADEAAAAVEVAVALLSGDTVSTDAELEDGTPYIQVTPILVGPDEVKDVVAAGDAAYDDVCTPDVMAACEEFGVVAS, via the coding sequence ATGAAGAAGTCATCCCTGCTCGCGGCTGCTGCACTCTCCGGTGCTGCCGCGATGATCCTTGCCGGTTGTGCCGGCGGTGGCGGCGGGACGCCGTCCGACGGCGGCGACGGAGGCGGCGGCGACGCCGCGGGCCGCGCGTGCGTCATCCTCCCCGACGCGGCGTCGTCGCCGCGCTGGGAGAACTTCGACCGCAAGTACCTGCAGGAAGGCCTGGAAGGCGCAGGCTTCGACGTCGACATCCAGAACGCGCAGGGCGACGTCAACAAGTACTCGACGATCGCCGACCAGCAGCTCACGCAGGGCTGTGGCGTCATGCTCCTGGTGGACTACCAGGGCGCGGCCGAAGCCGTCGCGGCGAAGGCCAAGGCCGAGGGCATTCCCGTCATCGCCTACGACCGTCCGTTCGCGGGCGCCGACTACTACGTCTCCTTCGACAACGTCGAGGTGGGCCGCCTCCAGGGACAGACGGTCCTCGACGGGCTCGAGGCCAAGGGCGTCGCTCCGGCGGATGCCGTCGTGGTGTACATCGGCGGTGACCCCACCGACGGCAACGCGGCGATGTTCCACGAGGGCGCTGCCGAGGTCATGGAAGCCGCGGGCATCACCGCCGCGGCCGAGCCGCCGGGAGCCTGGGACCAGGCGAAGTCGCAGACCAACTTCGAGCAGGCTCTGACGTCGCTCAACGGTGCTGTCGACGGCGTCTGGGCCGCGAACGACACCAACGCGGCCGGCGTCATCAAGGTCCTGCAGGACAACAACCTCCAGGGGGTCGCCGTCTCGGGTCAGGATGCCAACGTCGCGGGGCTCCAGAACATCCTCCTCGGATGGCAGACCGCCACGGTCTACAAGCCCGTCGCGGATGAGGCGGCTGCCGCCGTCGAGGTCGCGGTCGCGCTCCTGAGCGGAGACACCGTGAGCACGGATGCGGAACTGGAAGACGGCACGCCGTACATCCAGGTCACCCCGATCCTCGTCGGTCCGGATGAGGTCAAGGATGTCGTCGCCGCCGGTGACGCCGCCTACGACGATGTCTGCACGCCCGACGTGATGGCCGCCTGCGAAGAGTTCGGCGTCGTCGCGAGCTGA
- a CDS encoding sugar ABC transporter permease: protein MSSNATRTEASPDPVASDLIGSGVEGGLADQVRGWWQRVRGGDMGALPAVGGLVVLGILFSVLSPFFLTERNFANLLNQAATLVVLGMALVFVLLLGEIDLSAGVTGGVGMALFVVLNAVYGIPWPLALLIGFAFGFLTGALIGFFVARVGIPSFVVTLGLFLGFQGLALVIIGPGGLYRLQVPELIAIQNGNLPVWGGWVMLAIMLAVSAGTSFWDRARRTRAGVPNRAISLVWIKLAVIAVIGGGIVYILNQNRGQSVVEVAGVPLIVPIVLVILWAGTFVLDRTKFGRYIYAIGGNAEAARRSGVKVRWVKWWAFVICSSLAVASALLSVSRVGSVDATVGRDIVLSGVAAAVVGGVSLFGGKGRLVHAAIGALVIAVITNGLGLLNLPAGISLLVTGGVLILAASVDALSRLRSGGAVRL from the coding sequence ATGAGCAGCAACGCGACGCGCACCGAGGCCTCGCCCGACCCGGTCGCGAGCGACCTGATCGGAAGCGGCGTCGAAGGCGGCCTCGCCGACCAGGTCCGCGGCTGGTGGCAGCGCGTGCGCGGTGGCGACATGGGCGCCCTCCCCGCCGTCGGCGGCCTCGTCGTCCTCGGCATCCTCTTCAGCGTCCTGAGCCCGTTCTTCCTCACGGAACGGAACTTCGCCAACCTCCTCAACCAGGCGGCGACCCTCGTCGTCCTCGGTATGGCGCTCGTCTTCGTCCTGCTCCTCGGAGAGATTGACCTCTCGGCGGGTGTCACGGGCGGTGTCGGCATGGCGCTGTTCGTCGTGCTGAACGCCGTCTACGGGATCCCCTGGCCGCTGGCCCTCCTCATCGGCTTCGCGTTCGGCTTCCTCACGGGTGCGCTCATAGGCTTCTTCGTCGCCCGTGTCGGCATACCCTCGTTCGTCGTGACACTGGGTCTCTTCCTCGGGTTCCAGGGTCTCGCTCTCGTCATCATCGGCCCCGGAGGCCTCTACCGCCTCCAGGTGCCCGAGCTCATCGCCATCCAGAACGGGAACCTCCCCGTATGGGGCGGATGGGTCATGCTGGCGATCATGCTCGCCGTCTCGGCCGGCACGTCCTTCTGGGATCGTGCGCGGCGCACGCGCGCCGGTGTTCCGAACCGCGCGATCTCGCTCGTGTGGATCAAGCTCGCCGTCATCGCCGTCATCGGCGGCGGAATCGTGTACATCCTGAACCAGAACCGTGGACAGTCGGTCGTCGAAGTCGCCGGCGTCCCGCTCATCGTGCCGATCGTGCTGGTGATCCTCTGGGCCGGGACGTTCGTGCTCGACCGCACGAAGTTCGGTCGCTACATCTACGCCATCGGCGGCAACGCCGAAGCCGCGCGGCGATCGGGCGTCAAGGTCCGCTGGGTCAAGTGGTGGGCGTTCGTCATCTGCTCGTCGCTCGCCGTGGCATCCGCTCTCCTCAGCGTGTCGCGCGTCGGGTCCGTCGACGCGACGGTCGGGCGCGACATCGTGCTCTCCGGCGTCGCCGCGGCGGTCGTCGGCGGAGTGAGCCTCTTCGGCGGCAAGGGCCGGCTCGTGCACGCCGCGATCGGCGCACTCGTCATCGCCGTCATCACGAACGGTCTCGGACTCCTTAACCTGCCGGCGGGCATCAGCCTGCTCGTCACGGGCGGAGTCCTCATCCTCGCGGCGAGCGTCGATGCGCTCTCGCGATTGAGGTCGGGTGGCGCGGTCCGACTATAG